Proteins from a single region of Sesamum indicum cultivar Zhongzhi No. 13 linkage group LG5, S_indicum_v1.0, whole genome shotgun sequence:
- the LOC105162356 gene encoding adenylate isopentenyltransferase 5, chloroplastic-like, which yields MTSAPKRVASVPHHLLGIIGPEVDFFVHDFVHHALLATDAIIRKNRLTIIVGGSNSFIQALGNVNTEFPSKYECCFLWMDIAIPVLHSYVSNRVDQMVDSGLVEEDKAFFDPKIRDYDYGIRCAIGVPEMDEFFSSEGLVGGETRGKLLKAAIDEIKMNTCKLACRQVEKILRMREEFGWQIHRLIATEVFLRRGGDANEHGRNWCWCLVRTLWLVSFAMKT from the exons ATGACATCTGCCCCGAAACGGGTGGCCAG TGTGCCACATCACTTGCTCGGAATCATTGGTCCCGAGGTAGATTTCTTTGTACATGATTTTGTGCATCATGCATTGCTGGCTACTGATGCCATCATACGAAAGAATCGGTTGACAATTATTGTTGGAGGGTCCAATTCCTTCATACAGGCACTTGGAAATGTCAACACTGAGTTTCCCTCCAAGTACGAGTGTTGTTTTCTCTGGATGGACATAGCGATCCCGGTCTTGCATTCATACGTGTCGAATAGGGTTGATCAGATGGTGGATAGCGGGTTGGTGGAGGAGGATAAGGCAttttttgacccaaaaatACGTGACTATGATTATGGGATTAGGTGTGCCATTGGGGTCCCCGAGATGGATGAGTTCTTCAGTAGTGAGGGTCTTGTCGGTGGTGAAACTAGGGGTAAGCTTCTTAAGGCAgctattgatgaaattaagatgAACACTTGCAAATTAGCTTGCCGTCAagttgaaaagattttgaggatgagggaggaattCGGGTGGCAAATCCATCGGTTGATCGCCACAGAGGTATTCCTTCGACGTGGTGGAGATGCCAATGAGCATGGGAGAAATTGGTGCTGGTGCCTAGTGCGAACATTGTGGCTCGTTTCATTTGCAATGAAAACATAG
- the LOC105162353 gene encoding adenylate isopentenyltransferase 5, chloroplastic-like, whose protein sequence is MDEFFRSEGPVGGETRGKLLKAAIDEIKMNSCKLACRQVEKILRMREEFRWQIHRLIATEVFLRRGGDANEAWEKLVLVPSTNIVARFICKENIDPKPTVGTPSNAIAIATTNS, encoded by the coding sequence ATGGATGAGTTCTTTAGGAGTGAGGGTCCTGTCGGTGGTGAAACTAGGGGTAAGCTTCTTAAGGCAgctattgatgaaattaagatgAACAGTTGCAAATTAGCTTGCCGTCAagttgaaaagattttgaggatgagggaggaattCCGGTGGCAAATCCATCGGTTGATCGCCACAGAGGTATTCCTCCGACGTGGTGGCGATGCCAATGAAGCATGGGAGAAATTGGTGCTGGTGCCTAGTACGAACATTGTGGCTCGTTTCATTtgcaaagaaaatatagatcCAAAACCGACTGTCGGTACTCCTTCCAATGCCATTGCAATAGCTACTACAAACAGCTAG
- the LOC105162355 gene encoding adenylate isopentenyltransferase 5, chloroplastic-like, producing the protein MDEFFRSEGLVDGETRAKILKAAIDEIKMNTCKLACRQVEKILRMREEFVWQIHRLNAKEVFLRCGGDANEASEKLVLVPSTNIVVRFICKENIDPKPTIGTPSSAIVVATTNN; encoded by the coding sequence ATGGATGAGTTCTTCAGGAGTGAGGGTCTTGTCGATGGTGAAACTAGGGCTAAGATTCTTAAGGCAgctattgatgaaattaagatgAACACTTGCAAATTAGCTTGCCGTCAagttgaaaagattttgaggatgagggaggaattCGTGTGGCAAATCCATCGGTTGAACGCCAAAGAGGTATTCCTTCGATGTGGTGGAGATGCCAATGAAGCATCGGAGAAATTGGTGTTGGTGCCTAGTACGAACATTGTGGTTCGTTTCATTtgcaaagaaaatatagatcCGAAACCGACTATCGGTACTCCATCCAGTGCCATTGTAGTAGCTACTACAAACAACTAG